The Thermosynechococcus sp. genome has a segment encoding these proteins:
- the ccsB gene encoding c-type cytochrome biogenesis protein CcsB: MDLLTLEGWLDNTAFAVLFITMLLYWCGAAFPQWPLLTAAGRTGIAIANLCITGLLAARWIEGGYFPISNLYESLFFLCWGLTAMHFVAESISGQPLVGVVTAPVAMGITALAALSLPPEMQQSAPLVPALKSNWLMMHVSVMMLSYATLMVGSLLAIAFLIVTWGKPVNLKGSSVGTGGFRSRPPEPSLESSMGGGGTGVLTPPALQLSVQRLTLAETLDNLSYRMIGLGFPLLTIGIISGAVWANEAWGAPWSWDPKETWALIVWLVYAAYLHARITRDWQGRKPAILATVGFGVVWVCYLGVNLLGKGLHSYGWFF; this comes from the coding sequence ATGGATTTATTGACCCTAGAAGGTTGGCTCGATAATACCGCCTTTGCGGTGCTTTTTATCACCATGTTGCTCTACTGGTGCGGGGCAGCATTTCCCCAGTGGCCGCTGCTGACCGCTGCCGGTCGCACGGGGATAGCGATCGCTAACCTCTGTATCACTGGCCTGCTGGCGGCCCGCTGGATTGAGGGGGGCTACTTTCCCATCAGTAATCTCTATGAATCCCTCTTTTTCCTGTGTTGGGGGCTGACGGCCATGCACTTTGTGGCTGAGTCCATCAGTGGCCAGCCCCTTGTGGGAGTTGTCACCGCACCCGTTGCAATGGGAATTACGGCCTTGGCTGCCCTCTCTCTGCCCCCGGAGATGCAACAGTCGGCCCCCCTAGTGCCAGCTCTTAAGTCCAACTGGTTAATGATGCACGTCAGTGTGATGATGCTCAGCTATGCCACCTTGATGGTGGGCTCCCTGCTGGCGATCGCCTTTCTTATCGTCACCTGGGGCAAGCCCGTCAACCTCAAGGGGAGTTCTGTGGGAACAGGTGGCTTCCGCAGTCGCCCGCCAGAACCTTCCCTAGAATCCTCGATGGGGGGCGGTGGCACAGGGGTACTCACCCCACCAGCGCTGCAATTGAGTGTGCAACGCCTGACTTTAGCCGAAACCCTCGATAACCTGAGCTACCGCATGATTGGTCTGGGCTTTCCCCTGTTGACGATTGGCATTATCTCCGGTGCCGTATGGGCCAACGAGGCTTGGGGCGCACCTTGGAGTTGGGATCCAAAGGAAACTTGGGCACTGATTGTTTGGCTGGTGTATGCTGCCTATCTCCATGCCCGCATTACCCGCGATTGGCAAGGGCGTAAACCGGCGATTCTTGCCACGGTTGGCTTTGGGGTGGTCTGGGTCTGCTACCTGGGGGTGAATCTGCTGGGGAAGGGCCTACACTCCTACGGTTGGTTTTTCTAG